The sequence AAAACACCTATTCAAAAAAGTAAAGTTGAAGTTCAAAACAACCAAACAGTAACAACAAACGACATAGAATATCAGGACGTTGGATTAAGACTATATATTACTAATGTACTAATTACCAATGATAGTGTTTCTTTTGCTTTAGATTTATATATTGAAAATTTACTCGATAACACTAATACACCACGGATTAGCTCAAGACATCTAAAAACTAATGTTTATTTAACTCTTGCCGATTCATTCTTAATTGGTGGTATAAACTCAAAAGAAACTATAACAAATATTAAAACTATACCTTTTATTGAAAAAATACCAATTTTAGGTGATTTAACAAGTTATGAAGATAAACAAGTAAATGATTATAGTTTTTCAATATTTATAACTATGCTTGCTAATGCTTCTGAAATTGTATTTCCTCGTTATCTTGATAATAGCGGTAATGTTATAGTAAGAACTGGCACGCTCGCAGGCTCGAAAGGGGACCCGCGTAGCGGGGAATGAGAGCGTGCCTCTTGGCTAATTATAATATATATGTGTAGGTTGACTAATGTATGGAATAACAATTATTGATAGAGAAATTTTAAAAGATAAACTAAATAATCAAAAGAATTATTTAGATAATAATTTTTTAAATGTTGGCGGTAGCAGTTTGCCATATTCTGCTTTTTACTTTTCAAGTTGGCATAACCCAGCAAGATATATAAGTGAATTAAATAACAGAGTATTTAGTATGAGTAAATACGCTAAAGAAAACGATTTAAAGCCTATATTTGCAGTTTTTACACTTCCTAGCGAATATCACAGGAAAAAAACTATTACAATAAAAGGCGTTAAAAAGCTTGTTAGAAATGATAAATTTATAGATGATGAAAATCATAGTGTTAAAGCAGGTTCTGACAAGCTTCAATCAGTTGTTAGAAGTATAATGAACTCAACCGTATTTAGAGAAATTCCAAAAGACAAAAGATGTTATATAACAACTAAAGAGCCACACAAAGACGGAACTTGTCATCTTAACTTTTTATGTTTTGTACCAAAAGAATATGTTGAAAGATGTGTTACAGCTATTAAATACAGATTTTTAGATAATCATAGTAGGGTAGAAATTAATATAAATAACGCAACTGCTTACATTATGAAATATATCTTTAAAACATTAGATGATTTAAGAGATAATCCAAGTTTAGAAAATTTAACCGATATTACTTATTGGTATTTAAAACATAAAATCAGGCGTGTTACTATGTCTAAAACTTTTATTAGTCTTGAGATTTATAG is a genomic window of Campylobacter blaseri containing:
- a CDS encoding radical SAM protein → MYGITIIDREILKDKLNNQKNYLDNNFLNVGGSSLPYSAFYFSSWHNPARYISELNNRVFSMSKYAKENDLKPIFAVFTLPSEYHRKKTITIKGVKKLVRNDKFIDDENHSVKAGSDKLQSVVRSIMNSTVFREIPKDKRCYITTKEPHKDGTCHLNFLCFVPKEYVERCVTAIKYRFLDNHSRVEININNATAYIMKYIFKTLDDLRDNPSLENLTDITYWYLKHKIRRVTMSKTFISLEIYRKLNGRIDLITLTKNYNKGLVTVLIDENNKPVKIFDEFGDLWNKTRFNVVINSSQNRYSRELYKQAFKQASKDGKFLSKQEKRFKYISENLEKENYIKHLSYSKRSIPSLTDYELLQYYQDFKKCYIMIEENPQRFSYLENELNKRGFGGLTTNKEIIKIDSIDSLLNDYSNAELLPLRF